The Phycisphaerae bacterium nucleotide sequence CCCCCCATCGCGATGGACGCGGACGGTGCCGCAAGGAAACGCGCTGCTCAACTCATCACAAAACAGGACGAGCAGTCGCCGATTCGATAGGAGTTTATTCATGACCCAGCTACAGGCCGCCCGAAAGGGCCTCATCACACCCGAAATGGTCCGTGTGGCCTTGCGAGAGAATGCCACGCCCGAATTCATTCGTGACGAGGTCGCCAGGGGCCGGCTCGTAATACCGGCAAACATCCGCCATTTGGCCGGCAGCGGCGGCGCGGATCCCAGAATGCGTACGATCGGCCACAACGGCACGTCGCATCCGATCGTCGATGTCGCGCATCTGACCACGACGACCGGCCATCCCGGCCATCGCGGCGACGCACGGCTCTGGGTCAATCAGACCGTGAGCCAGCGGTGGTCCGTCGTGAACGATCCGAACATGCTCAAGGGTCAATCCACGCCAAAACGACTTGATCCGATGGGCATTGGCCGAATGGTCACGACCAAGATCAATGCCAACATCGGGGCATCACCGGTCAGCAGCAGTACCCGCGAAGAAGTCGACAAGCTGATGTGGGCGCAGAAATACGGAGCCGACACGCTGATGGACCTGTCCACCGGCGGAAAGCTCGATGAGTGCCGTCAGGCGATCATCGATCACAGCACCATTCCAATCGGCACCGTCCCCATTTACAGCATGATCATCGGCAGGAGCATTGAGGACCTCGATTACGACACAATCCTCAAGACCGTGGAGCGGCAGGCGAAACAGGGTGTGGACTACTTCACCATCCATGCCGGCGTGCTGAAGGAGAACCTTCACCTCATCAAAAATCGCATCACGGGGCTCGTGTCCCGAGGCGGATCGCTGCTGGCAAAGTGGATGATCGTCCACAACAAACAGAACCCCATGTACGAACTGTTTGATGAAATCAGCGCGATCATGCGAGAATATGACGTGACCTATTCCCTCGGCGACGGCGTGCGGCCCGGCTGCCTGCGGGATGCCGGCGACGCGGCACAGATCGCGGAGCTCGAAGTCCTGGGCGAACTGACGCAGCGTGCCCGCGAGGCCGGAGTGCAGGTGATGGTCGAAGGACCCGGTCATGTCCCGCTGCATGAAATCGCATGGAACATGCAGGTCCAGCAAAGAATCTGCGACGACGCGCCCTTCTATGTCCTCGGGCCGCTCGTGACGGATGTCTTTCCCGGATACGATCACATAACCAGTTGCATCGGCGCAACCGAGGCCGCACGGGCCGGCGCCGCGATGCTCTGCTATGTCACGCCCAAGGAACATGTCGGCCTTCCCAAGGCGCAGGACGTGAAGGAAGGCTGCATCGCATACAAGATCGCCGCGCATGCCGGAGATGTGGCACGTCAGATCCCGGGCGCTCGACAGTGGGACGACGACATGTCAAAGGCGAGAGCCGCACTGAACTGGCCGATGCAGTTCGAGATCGCATTCGACGGCGAAACCGCCCGCGCCCTTCACGACGAAGACCTCGATGTGGATACCGACTTCTGCGCCATGTGCGGCCACGACTGGTGCAGCATGCGTATCAGCAAGGAGATTCAGGAATTCGCAAGCGGAAAAGATGAGCAGTTCCAGCCGACAAAGAAGAGCATGAAAAGTCCGGGGCTCACACAGGAACAGGTGATGATGCTCGCCCATCGCGGCAAAAAGCACGACTGCCACAGCGACAATGTGACCGACGCGGAGGAAGCAAAACGCGTCCAGAAACGATACGTGCAAATCGGTGGAGCCGAAGGATAGGTGAAATGCAAGGCGCCGGGCAGGACCTCGCAAATCGAAGAATTGCATGGGAGAATCTGGCGACCCTTTTCCTCGATACGGATTTCACCGAGGAACAACTCGCTCAGATTGCCCATTCACTACGCACCACCGGCTACTCCATCGCCGACATGGAGCACATCCTGGAGGTCGAGCTTGCGCCGCTACTCTATGTGAATCGGTGCTCACCGGCTGGCGAATGGAGCGGCTTCGACACGCCGTGGATCGAAAACGCCGTTCAGAACGGCCGCCATCGCGAAATTCACAAGTGGTATCGATGGTTGGATCGGCTCCGTTTTCGCCGCGCGCTACAGTCGGTGAAGGAAGAGTACTGGCATCTCGTTGCATCGTACCTCAGCCGGTCGTGACGATCATCAGATCCCGTGCATAACACCGATTCCACCAGGTCAAAAATCCGGTTCAGGCCTGCAAGATGCACGACAGGTCATCGGCACACCATCGGATCCGATCGAGCCAACAGGCGCGTATCAGCGATGCGCTTGCCTCGGGGCGCGATCACGGAGGTCGTGAAATCCTCTTGCAACCCGATTAGTATTAGCCGGACGCTTTACACCCCGAACATGAACTGGGAGCTACAGAATGATCACCCTCAATGACGCACGCAGGATCATCGCCGCCGCAGAAAAAAAAGCCGCCGAGATCGGCCAGCCCATGAACATCGCCATCGCCGATGCGGGTGGGAATCTTGTTGCGCATGTCCGCATGGACGGCGCGTGGCTCGGCAGCATTGATATTTCCATCAAGAAAGCCTACACCGCGCGAGCCTTCGATATCTCCACCAAAGACCTCGCCGCACACTGCCAGTCCGGCGGACAGTTTTTCGGTATCCATGCCTCCAACGACGGCCGCATCATGATCTTCGCCGGTGGTATCCCGCTGAAACACGGCGGAAAAGTCGTCGGCGCGATTGGCGTGTCGGGCGGATCCGGCGAACAGGATCATGCCGTCGCCGATGCCGGCGCGGCGGCATTTCATTGATATCCGCCGGGCGTCGCGCTCCACACGCACGATCCGCCGGTGTGCCGCGGTCATGGCGTCGCCCGAATCGGTTCCGACTATGCCACCTCGACAAACTTGCGGATCGAATCCACGAGTTCATCGGTCGATTTCGGCTTTGAAAGATCGAACGGCAGAAACGTCCCGTGGTTGTGATTGCTCGCGAGGATGATGATTCGATCCAGCACGCGGGCAAAACCCATCTCCTGCGGCTGGTGGCCCACGATGAACGTGTCCACCTGTAATGCCGTTGCCAGCGATTCGATCTGCTCCCGTGTCTGACGCCGACCCCATACCAGATTGAACACGGTTCGATTAGTGTGCAGGTCGTCCGATGTCAATTCACGATCAAAGACTGACGCGTCGAACTCATCCATGTCATGCGCATTCGGAAGAGAATGCGACATCCACACGCGGTTTGGCGTGCGAATGGCGATCGGAAATGACGCGATGAACTCGTTAATCGCTTCGAGAACCTCGTCGCCCCGCTGCGCCCCATACGCATCCCGAACGGCATGATTGAATTCCTCGATTACCACGCGGCCGTTCTTGGCGATGAGATAGCCGGTCAGTTGAGCCAGTTCATGATTCGACTGAAGGAAATGGACCTGCTCCGGAAATTCGCACTTGTACTTCGCGGCCTTGAACAGTAATGCGTGAGAGGTATCGATATCGGTCCGGGCGATCAGATCCAGATGCACCATTTCATGCAGGACGACATGGCGCGCCTGCACGCGATCCAGCATGGCGTAGCGTTGCAGTTTCTCGAAATTTCTGTCGTTCCCGTGTAGATCGCCCGTCATGACCACCTGGCCGTAGGGCGGCAGGTGCAGCATCGAGCCTCGTCGAAACGGGTCCTCGCGATTCGCCTGTGCCGCCTGCCGGTACGTCGCGACGGCTTCGTCGGCATCGCAGAGTTTTCGGCTGCTGAAAATCGACATTACCTGGTTCCCCGCGAATGACGCTCGACCACATGCTGAATCAGCTCGAGGCGATGAATGACTTCCTTCATCGTGCGAGGCCGATCGTTCCGATCATGCTCGCAGCAATCCATGATCAACTTCGAAAGACCGGGCGGCACTTCCGGATTCAATACGATCGGCGCGGGCGCGTCGACCGGGGCGGTGGACCCTTCCACTTTCTTGCTGGTGCGGGACATTACGGTCGGAAACGTCTTGCCGGTTGTGGCCCAGTATAACGTCGCGCCGAAATTGTAAACGTCCGTTTGCGGTGTCAGGTGTGATCGCTCGACCTGCTCCGGTGCAATGTAATCCGGCGTGCCCTGAATCCGCTCTTTCTGATGACCTATCTCGCAGCATTGTCCGAAATCAATTATTCGC carries:
- the thiC gene encoding phosphomethylpyrimidine synthase ThiC, with amino-acid sequence MRTIGHNGTSHPIVDVAHLTTTTGHPGHRGDARLWVNQTVSQRWSVVNDPNMLKGQSTPKRLDPMGIGRMVTTKINANIGASPVSSSTREEVDKLMWAQKYGADTLMDLSTGGKLDECRQAIIDHSTIPIGTVPIYSMIIGRSIEDLDYDTILKTVERQAKQGVDYFTIHAGVLKENLHLIKNRITGLVSRGGSLLAKWMIVHNKQNPMYELFDEISAIMREYDVTYSLGDGVRPGCLRDAGDAAQIAELEVLGELTQRAREAGVQVMVEGPGHVPLHEIAWNMQVQQRICDDAPFYVLGPLVTDVFPGYDHITSCIGATEAARAGAAMLCYVTPKEHVGLPKAQDVKEGCIAYKIAAHAGDVARQIPGARQWDDDMSKARAALNWPMQFEIAFDGETARALHDEDLDVDTDFCAMCGHDWCSMRISKEIQEFASGKDEQFQPTKKSMKSPGLTQEQVMMLAHRGKKHDCHSDNVTDAEEAKRVQKRYVQIGGAEG
- a CDS encoding heme-binding protein, with product MITLNDARRIIAAAEKKAAEIGQPMNIAIADAGGNLVAHVRMDGAWLGSIDISIKKAYTARAFDISTKDLAAHCQSGGQFFGIHASNDGRIMIFAGGIPLKHGGKVVGAIGVSGGSGEQDHAVADAGAAAFH